From the Polaribacter gangjinensis genome, the window TTACTATCGAAAAATTAGAATCCTAAACTTGTTAACAAGTATTCAGGACATTTTGTTGGTTTGTTAGTTTTCATATCCATAAATGCCAAAACAGAATTACCTGTGCAAATTAATTCTTGATTTTGATTAGTAATAGTGTAATCAAACTCAATTTTCACTAATGGTTTTTTAATTAAAATCGTTTCTATCGTTAAAATATCGTCATATTTTGCGGATTTGATAAAACGACAATTTAAAGAAATAACAGGAAGCATTATCCCACTGATTTCCATA encodes:
- a CDS encoding acyl-CoA thioesterase, whose protein sequence is MKKSLTKTRVRYSETDQMGVVYHGNYAQFFELGRTEWLRKLGVTYKDMEISGIMLPVISLNCRFIKSAKYDDILTIETILIKKPLVKIEFDYTITNQNQELICTGNSVLAFMDMKTNKPTKCPEYLLTSLGF